From Arvicanthis niloticus isolate mArvNil1 chromosome 22, mArvNil1.pat.X, whole genome shotgun sequence, the proteins below share one genomic window:
- the Grin3b gene encoding LOW QUALITY PROTEIN: glutamate receptor ionotropic, NMDA 3B (The sequence of the model RefSeq protein was modified relative to this genomic sequence to represent the inferred CDS: substituted 1 base at 1 genomic stop codon), with the protein MECIRMLWLSLALALTLGSRVVRGHPQPCGVPTRAGASLRLAALLPRAPAARARVLAALATPPPRLPHNLSLELVAVASPTRDPSSLARGLCQLLAPPGVVASIAFPEARPELRLLQFLAASTETPVLSVLRREVRAPLGAPTPFHLQLDWASPLETILDVLVSLVRAHAWEDIALVLCRVRDPGGLVTLWTSRASQAPKFVLDLSRLDSRNDSLRAGLALLGALEGGGAPVPAAVLLGCSAGYAHKILAAAPPGPHWLLGTPLPAEALPTIGLPPGVLALGETEQPSLEAAVQDMVELVARALSSMALVHPERALLPAVVNCEDLQTGSETTGHTWARFLGNTSFQGRTGAVWVTGSSQVHVSRHFKVWSLRRDPLGAPAWATVGSWQDGQLDFQPGASAIRVPSPVGIQARPKLRVVTLVEHPFVFTRESDEDGQCPAGQLCLDPGTNDSARLDALFTALANGSVPRTLRRCCYGYCIDLLERLAEDLAFDFELYIVGDGKYGALRDGRWTGLVGDLLAGRAHMAVTSFSINSARSQVVDFTSPFFSTSLGIMVRTRDTASPIGAFMWPLHWSMWVGVFAALHLTALFLTLYEWRSPYGLTPRGRNRGTVFSYSSALNLCYAILFGRTVSSKTPKCPTGRFLMNLWAIFCLLVLSSYTANLAAVMVGDKTFEELSGIHDPKLHHPSQGFRFGTVWESSAEAYIKASFPEMHAHMRRHSAPTTPHGVAMLTSDPPKLNAFIMDKSLLDYEVSIDADCKLLTVGKPFAIEGYGIGLPQNSPLTSNLSEFISRYKSSGFIDLLHDKWYKMVPCGKRVFAVTETLQMGVYHFSGLFVLLCLGLGSALLTSLGEHVFYRLVLPRIRRGNKLQYWLHTSQKIHRALNTGPPEGQQERAEQEHRXARGGRVTDLVGRQDEPPAADGAGRWRRVRRAVERERRVRFLLEPGEAGGDRPWLCSNGPGLHAELRELELRIEAARERLRSALLRRGELRALLGDGTRLRPLRLLHAAPAES; encoded by the exons ATGGAGTGCATACGGATGCTGTGGCTCAGCCTGGCCCTGGCGCTGACGCTGGGGTCCCGGGTGGTGCGCGGTCACCCTCAGCCCTGCGGGGTTCCCACGCGCGCCGGGGCCTCCTTGCGCCTGGCTGCGCTCCTGCCCCGGGCGCCCGCCGCCCGCGCCCGAGTCCTAGCTGCCCTGGCCACCCCTCCGCCGCGGCTGCCCCACAACCTGAGTCTGGAACTGGTGGCCGTCGCATCCCCGACTCGGGACCCCTCGTCGCTGGCCCGAGGTCTGTGCCAGCTTCTGGCACCGCCGGGCGTGGTGGCCTCCATAGCCTTTCCCGAGGCGCGGCCCGAGCTGCGGCTACTGCAGTTCCTGGCAGCCTCCACAGAGACCCCGGTGCTGAGCGTCCTGCGGAGGGAGGTGCGCGCGCCCCTCGGAGCCCCG ACCCCGTTCCATCTGCAGCTGGACTGGGCTAGTCCCCTGGAGACCATACTGGATGTGCTGGTGTCCCTGGTGCGGGCACATGCCTGGGAGGACATTGCTCTAGTACTCTGCCGTGTCCGGGACCCTGGTGGCCTGGTGACACTCTGGACCAGCCGTGCTAGCCAGGCTCCAAAGTTTGTGCTGGACCTGAGCCGGCTGGACAGCAGGAATGACAGCCTTCGGGCTGGACTGGCCTTGCTGGGGGCGCTGGAAGGAGGGGGAGCCCCGGTGCCCGCTGCAGTCCTCCTAGGCTGCAGCGCTGGCTATGCACATAAGATCCTGGCGGCAGCACCACCAGGTCCCCATTGGTTGTTGGGCACACCGCTGCCCGCCGAGGCATTGCCCAcaattggcctgccacctggggTGCTGGCGCTGGGGGAAACTGAGCAACCATCCCTGGAAGCTGCAGTCCAAGACATGGTGGAGCTTGTGGCTCGGGCACTCAGTAGCATGGCCCTTGTGCACCCAGAGCGGGCCCTGCTTCCAGCTGTGGTGAACTGCGAGGACCTACAAACAGGATCGGAGACGACAGGGCACACCTGGGCTCG GTTTCTGGGCAACACCTCATTTCAGGGCCGCACAGGGGCTGTGTGGGTGACAGGCTCCTCTCAGGTGCATGTGTCTCGGCATTTCAAGGTATGGAGCCTGCGCCGGGACCCACTGGGTGCCCCAGCCTGGGCAACAGTGGGAAGCTGGCAGGATGGACAGCTGGACTTTCAGCCAGGGGCGTCTGCTATCCGAGTGCCATCTCCAGTTGGCATCCAGGCCCGGCCAAAGCTGCGAGTGGTAACTCTGGTGGAGCACCCGTTTGTGTTCACCAGGGAATCTGATGAAGATGGGCAGTGCCCAGCTGGGCAGCTGTGTCTAGACCCAGGCACCAATGACTCAGCCAGGCTGGATGCACTCTTCACTGCACTGGCGAACGGCTCAGTACCTCGCACACTGAGAAGATGCTGTTATGGCTACTGCATCGATCTGCTGGAGAGGCTGGCCGAGGACCTGGCCTTTGACTTTGAGCTCTATATTGTGGGGGACGGCAAGTACGGGGCCCTGCGTGATGGACGCTGGACAGGCCTGGTGGGTGACCTGCTAGCTGGCCGGGCACACATGGCTGTGACCAGCTTCAGTATCAACTCGGCTCGCTCCCAGGTGGTGGATTTTACCAGCCCTTTCTTCTCCACAAGCCTGGGTATCATGGTGCGCACCCGAGATACGGCCTCGCCCATCGGGGCTTTCATGTGGCCCCTGCACTGGTCCATGTGGGTGGGCGTGTTTGCCGCCCTGCACCTCACAGCACTCTTCCTCACACTGTACGAATGGCGGAGTCCCTACGGGCTCACCCCACGTGGCCGCAACCGTGGTACTGTCTTCTCCTACTCCTCAGCTCTCAACCTCTGCTACGCCATTCTCTTCGGACGCACGGTCTCCAGTAAGACACCCAAGTGTCCTACTGGACGCTTCCTCATGAACCTCTGGGCAATCTTCTGCCTGCTGGTGCTATCCAGTTACACGGCCAACCTGGCTGCTGTCATGGTCGGGGACAAGACCTTTGAGGAGCTGTCTGGAATCCATGATCCCAAG CTGCACCACCCTTCCCAAGGCTTCCGCTTTGGCACCGTGTGGGAGAGCAGCGCGGAGGCCTACATCAAGGCGAGCTTCCCCGAGATGCACGCACACATGCGACGCCACAGCGCCCCCACCACTCCACACGGAGTGGCTATGCTCAC GAGTGACCCGCCCAAGCTCAACGCCTTCATCATGGATAAATCTCTACTGGATTATGAGGTGTCCATAGATGCGGACTGCAAGCTGCTCACCGTGGGCAAACCCTTTGCTATTGAGG GCTACGGCATAGGGCTGCCCCAAAACTCGCCGCTCACCTCCAACCTGTCGGAGTTCATCAGTAGATACAAGTCCTCAGGCTTCATTGATCTTCTCCATGACAAGTGGTACAAGATGGTGCCTTGCGGGAAGCGGGTGTTCGCCGTGACGGAG ACGCTGCAGATGGGGGTCTACCACTTCTCAGGGTTGTTTGTCCTGCTGTGCCTCGGGCTGGGCAGCGCACTTCTCACCTCTCTGGGTGAGCATGTTTTCTACCGCCTTGTGCTGCCGCGCATCCGCAGGGGCAATAAGCTGCAGTATTGGCTTCACACGAGCCAG AAGATCCACCGAGCCCTCAACACAGGGCCACCCGAGGGGCAACAGGAGAGGGCAGAGCAGGAGCACAGGTGAGCACGGGGCGGGAGGGTCACAGACTTAGTGGGCAGACAG GACGAGCCACCTGCAGCCGACGGTGCGGGGCGCTGGAGGCGGGTGCGCCGGGCGGTGGAACGGGAACGGCGCGTGCGTTTCCTGCTGGAACCTGGAGAGGCTGGCGGGGACCGCCCGTGGCTCTGCTCCAACGGACCCGGGCTGCACGCGGAGCTGCGGGAGCTGGAGCTGCGCATTGAGGCTGCACGGGAGCGGCTGCGCAGTGCGCTGCTGCGGCGTGGGGAGCTGCGGGCCTTGCTTGGGGATGGCACCCGGCTGAGGCCATTGCGCCTGCTGCACGCGGCACCCGCGGAGAGCTGA
- the Wdr18 gene encoding WD repeat-containing protein 18, producing MAAPMEVVVCTDSAAQLWSCVVWELHSGANLLTYRGGQAGPRGLALLNGEYLLAAQQGKNYICAWELQRKDQLQQKIICPGPVTCLTTAPNGLYVLAGIAESIYLWEVSTGNLLVILSRHYQDVSCLKFTGDGSHFVSTGKDCLVLAWSVCSVLQADPSRILAPRHVWSQHTLPVTDLHCGFGGPMARVATASLDQTVKLWAISSGDLLLSVLFDMGIMSVTMDLAEHHIFCGGNDGSIFQVDLCSWPGLREHSFQPEQNTGKIFKGHRNQVTCLSVSADGSLLLSGSHDESVRLWDVKSKQCLRTVSLKGPVTNAAIMLAPPSMLNPEFRPSLPLPHFNKHLLGAEHGDEAQGGGLRLQLGLHLQGKEPSYLERLEQLQAVLSGYLEKNMLGSQMLPARVFELEEEVRSLRKINRDLFDFSTRIITRPSK from the exons ATGGCGGCGCCCATGGAAGTGGTGGTGTGTACAGACTCCGCGGCACAGCTATGGAGCTGCGTAGTATGGGAGCTTCATTCGGGCGCCAACCTGCTCACCTATCGAGGCGGCCAAGCGGGGCCGCGAGGCCTAGCGCTACTCAATGGCGAGTACCTGCTAGCAGCGCAGCAGGGCAAGAACTACATCTGTGCTTGGGAGCTGCAGCGCAAG GACCAGCTCCAACAGAAAATCATTTGTCCTGGGCCTGTCACCTGTCTGACTACAGCACCTAACGGCTTGTATGTCCTGGCAGGAATTGCAGAGAGCATCTACCTGTGGGAG GTCTCCACAGGGAATCTCCTGGTCATCCTCAGCCGTCACTACCAGGATGTGTCATGCCTGAAGTTTACAGGTGATGGCAGCCATTTTGTCTCCACGGGCAAGGACTGCCTGGTGCTGGCCTGGAGCGTCTGCAG TGTGCTACAGGCAGACCCATCCAGGATCCTTGCCCCGAGACATGTCTGGTCCCAGCACACGCTCCCAGTCACAGACCTTCACTGCGGCTTTGGGGGCCCCATGGCCCGGGTGGCCACTGCTTCACTGGACCAGACTGTGAAG CTCTGGGCCATCTCCTCGGGAGACCTGctgctgtctgtgttgtttgaCATGGGCATCATGTCTGTGACCATGGACCTGGCTGAGCACCACATATTCTGTGGAGGCAACGATGGCTCCATCTTCCAGGTGGACCTGTGCAGCTGG CCCGGACTGAGGGAGCACAGCTTCCAGCCCGAGCAGAACACAGGGAAAATCTTCAAAGGACACAG GAACCAGGTAACATGCCTGTCAGTGTCAGCAGACGGCAGCCTTCTGCTCTCAGGCTCCCATGATGAGTCCGTGCGGCTGTGGGACGTGAAGAGCAAGCAGTGCTTGCGCACAGTCTCCCTCAAAG GCCCAGTGACCAATGCAGCAATCATGCTAGCCCCACCCAGCATGCTGAACCCGGAATTCAGGCCcagcctgcccctgccccactTCAACAAGCACCTGCTGGGTGCTGAGCATGGAGATGAAGCCCAGGGTGGGGGCCTACGCCTGCAGCTTGGGCTCCACCTGCAG GGCAAAGAGCCTAGCTACCTGGAGCGTCTGGAGCAGCTGCAGGCAGTGTTGTCCGGCTATCTGGAGAAG AACATGCTAGGCAGCCAGATGCTGCCTGCTCGTGTGTTTGAGCTGGAAGAGGAGGTGCGTAGCCTGCGCAAGATCAACCGGGACCTGTTCGACTTCTCCACGCGCATCATCACACGGCCCTCTAAGTGA